Proteins from a single region of Hordeum vulgare subsp. vulgare chromosome 6H, MorexV3_pseudomolecules_assembly, whole genome shotgun sequence:
- the LOC123401103 gene encoding apoptosis inhibitor 5-like protein API5 isoform X2, translating into MATANADAAEVERLYELGDRLSSAKDKSQHAADYEAIIASVKGQNVKAKQLAAQLIPRYFRSFPALGTFAMEAMFDLVEMEELAIRIQAIRGFPLLAKDAEFISKIADILGQLLTSEENVERDAVHKALMSLIRQDVKNSLQPLFKHVESGSEIREKIICFLRDKVFPVKAELLKPQAEMERYITDLIKKSVQDVTGLEFKLFMDFLRSLSIFGDTAPRESFQELIEIIQAQADLDAQFDVSDIDHIERWTSCIYMALPIFTRGASSSKFLNYFAKQIVPLFDKIPEEKKLDLLKTVAASSPYAAAQDSRQLLPSVVQLLKKYMPGKKVDDINHSYVECLLYTFHHLAHKTPNTTNSLCGYKIVTGQPSDRLGEDFSEHYKDFIERLTGTEDTVRAASKRLTQGMADFNKAISSAKTEEEKTKIKLDQQKSTMTMRSYNNILAMSQPLHGKSPLFIGDKKVTLSWMEQPKKPAAATAGGKRTQPVSNGNAPLNKKGRGDGGMHNQLVNRAFEGLPRGGGGGRGSGRGRGRGGRGRGWGYH; encoded by the exons ATGGCAACCGCCAACGCCGACGCTGCCGAGGTCGAGCGGCTCTACGAGCTCGGCGACCGACTTTCCTCAGCCAAAGACAAGTCCCAG CACGCGGCAGACTACGAGGCGATTATAGCGTCGGTGAAGGGGCAAAACGTTAAAGCGAAGCAGCTGGCGGCGCAGCTCATCCCCCGTTACTTCCGGAGCTTCCCAGCCCTCGGTACCTTCGCCATGGAAGCAATGTTCGACCTCGTTGAGATGGAAGAGCTCGCG ATCAGAATACAAGCTATTCGTGGATTTCCGCTTCTTGCCAAAGATGCAGAATTCATCTCAAAAATTGCAGATATTCTTGGTCAGCTCCTTACAAGTG AGGAAAATGTGGAGCGTGATGCTGTTCATAAAGCACTCATGTCTCTTATACGACAAGATGTTAAAA ATTCTTTGCAGCCTTTATTTAAGCACGTGGAGTCAGGATCGGAGATCCGTGAAAAGATTATTTGTTTCCTCCGAGACAAG GTTTTTCCTGTTAAAGCAGAGCTACTAAAGCCTCAAGCAGAAATGGAAAGATATATAACTGATTTGATAAAGAAA AGTGTACAAGATGTTACTGGGCTGGAATTTAAATTATTCATGGATTTCCTGCGGAGTTTGAGCATATTCGGGGATACTGCTCCTCGAGAATCCTTTCAAGAATTAATTGAAATCATTCAAGCACAAGCTGATCTTGATGCGCAGTTTGAT GTTTCTGATATTGATCATATAGAGAGGTGGACCTCATGCATCTATATGGCTCTGCCTATCTTCACG AGAGGTGCATCAAGCAGCAAGTTTCTCAACTATTTTGCTAAGCAAATTGTTCCACTTTTTGATAAG ATTCCCGAGGAGAAGAAACTGGATTTACTCAAGACAGTTGCTGCTAGCTCACCATATGCTGCAGCACAAGATTCACGCCAGCTGCTTCCATCCGTTGTTCAATTGCTCAAG AAGTATATGCCTGGGAAGAAGGTAGATGATATTAATCACAGTTATGTCGAGTGCTTGCTATACACTTTTCACCATTTGGCCCATAAG ACACCAAACACTACAAACAGTCTCTGTGGTTACAAGATCGTTACTGGACAGCCATCAGATAGACTTGGAGAGGATTTCTCAGAACATTACAAAGATTTTATCGAGAG GCTAACTGGAACGGAAGACACGGTTCGAGCAGCCTCGAAGAGACTAACCCAGGGAATGGCAGATTTCAACAAAGCAATATCTTCAGCAAAGACAGAAGAAGAGAAAACTAAAATC AAATTGGATCAGCAAAAATCGACGATGACAATGCGGTCCTATAATAATATATTGGCAATGTCGCAG CCATTGCATGGGAAATCTCCGTTATTCATTGGTGATAAGAAAGTTACTCTATCATGGATGGAACAACCAAAGAAACCAGCAGCTGCAACAGCAGG AGGGAAGAGGACCCAACCTGTTAGTAATGGGAATGCCCCTTTAAACAAGAAGGGGCGAGGAGATGGAGGAATGCACAATCAGCTCGTGAACAGAGCTTTTGAGGGGTTAccccgtggtggtggtggtggtagaggcAGTGGAAGAGGGCGAGGCAGAGGAGGCCGAGGAAGAGGTTGGGGCTACCACTGA
- the LOC123401103 gene encoding apoptosis inhibitor 5-like protein API5 isoform X1 has product MATANADAAEVERLYELGDRLSSAKDKSQHAADYEAIIASVKGQNVKAKQLAAQLIPRYFRSFPALGTFAMEAMFDLVEMEELAMYLQIRIQAIRGFPLLAKDAEFISKIADILGQLLTSEENVERDAVHKALMSLIRQDVKNSLQPLFKHVESGSEIREKIICFLRDKVFPVKAELLKPQAEMERYITDLIKKSVQDVTGLEFKLFMDFLRSLSIFGDTAPRESFQELIEIIQAQADLDAQFDVSDIDHIERWTSCIYMALPIFTRGASSSKFLNYFAKQIVPLFDKIPEEKKLDLLKTVAASSPYAAAQDSRQLLPSVVQLLKKYMPGKKVDDINHSYVECLLYTFHHLAHKTPNTTNSLCGYKIVTGQPSDRLGEDFSEHYKDFIERLTGTEDTVRAASKRLTQGMADFNKAISSAKTEEEKTKIKLDQQKSTMTMRSYNNILAMSQPLHGKSPLFIGDKKVTLSWMEQPKKPAAATAGGKRTQPVSNGNAPLNKKGRGDGGMHNQLVNRAFEGLPRGGGGGRGSGRGRGRGGRGRGWGYH; this is encoded by the exons ATGGCAACCGCCAACGCCGACGCTGCCGAGGTCGAGCGGCTCTACGAGCTCGGCGACCGACTTTCCTCAGCCAAAGACAAGTCCCAG CACGCGGCAGACTACGAGGCGATTATAGCGTCGGTGAAGGGGCAAAACGTTAAAGCGAAGCAGCTGGCGGCGCAGCTCATCCCCCGTTACTTCCGGAGCTTCCCAGCCCTCGGTACCTTCGCCATGGAAGCAATGTTCGACCTCGTTGAGATGGAAGAGCTCGCG ATGTACTTACAGATCAGAATACAAGCTATTCGTGGATTTCCGCTTCTTGCCAAAGATGCAGAATTCATCTCAAAAATTGCAGATATTCTTGGTCAGCTCCTTACAAGTG AGGAAAATGTGGAGCGTGATGCTGTTCATAAAGCACTCATGTCTCTTATACGACAAGATGTTAAAA ATTCTTTGCAGCCTTTATTTAAGCACGTGGAGTCAGGATCGGAGATCCGTGAAAAGATTATTTGTTTCCTCCGAGACAAG GTTTTTCCTGTTAAAGCAGAGCTACTAAAGCCTCAAGCAGAAATGGAAAGATATATAACTGATTTGATAAAGAAA AGTGTACAAGATGTTACTGGGCTGGAATTTAAATTATTCATGGATTTCCTGCGGAGTTTGAGCATATTCGGGGATACTGCTCCTCGAGAATCCTTTCAAGAATTAATTGAAATCATTCAAGCACAAGCTGATCTTGATGCGCAGTTTGAT GTTTCTGATATTGATCATATAGAGAGGTGGACCTCATGCATCTATATGGCTCTGCCTATCTTCACG AGAGGTGCATCAAGCAGCAAGTTTCTCAACTATTTTGCTAAGCAAATTGTTCCACTTTTTGATAAG ATTCCCGAGGAGAAGAAACTGGATTTACTCAAGACAGTTGCTGCTAGCTCACCATATGCTGCAGCACAAGATTCACGCCAGCTGCTTCCATCCGTTGTTCAATTGCTCAAG AAGTATATGCCTGGGAAGAAGGTAGATGATATTAATCACAGTTATGTCGAGTGCTTGCTATACACTTTTCACCATTTGGCCCATAAG ACACCAAACACTACAAACAGTCTCTGTGGTTACAAGATCGTTACTGGACAGCCATCAGATAGACTTGGAGAGGATTTCTCAGAACATTACAAAGATTTTATCGAGAG GCTAACTGGAACGGAAGACACGGTTCGAGCAGCCTCGAAGAGACTAACCCAGGGAATGGCAGATTTCAACAAAGCAATATCTTCAGCAAAGACAGAAGAAGAGAAAACTAAAATC AAATTGGATCAGCAAAAATCGACGATGACAATGCGGTCCTATAATAATATATTGGCAATGTCGCAG CCATTGCATGGGAAATCTCCGTTATTCATTGGTGATAAGAAAGTTACTCTATCATGGATGGAACAACCAAAGAAACCAGCAGCTGCAACAGCAGG AGGGAAGAGGACCCAACCTGTTAGTAATGGGAATGCCCCTTTAAACAAGAAGGGGCGAGGAGATGGAGGAATGCACAATCAGCTCGTGAACAGAGCTTTTGAGGGGTTAccccgtggtggtggtggtggtagaggcAGTGGAAGAGGGCGAGGCAGAGGAGGCCGAGGAAGAGGTTGGGGCTACCACTGA